Proteins encoded by one window of Mycolicibacterium sp. ND9-15:
- a CDS encoding sensor histidine kinase yields the protein MSSSLRADGPRIRSPQTWSLRARLLASQIVLLALVCVAVGIGTVLALQHFLYNQLDERLAETARRSAGLFEFGPPPPPGFPRPGFRQRMMSRDDFGPGPAFLNAPGQAARTVGAVVSRGTGVDAGVITADGARSEISTAAAQQLAQVAPDTPTTIGLDGLGRYRVVALHSPRGRENIVIGLPTSDVDDTLLTVAVIFCAVGATALIGGTSVGILIIRRQLAPLARVSDAAIQVADLELDRGEVLLPTPIVKIDPEAAHTEVGQLGSALNRMLDRIASALSARHASETRVRQFVADASHELRTPLAAIRGYTELAQRKRDDVPDDVAHAMSRVESETRRMTRLVEDMLLLARLDTGRPLRHEPVDLSHLIVDAVSDAHIAGPEHQWALDLPEEPVVVVGDEARLHQVLANLLVNARTHTPPGTSVTTSLAVAPDGSAVLTVADDGPGIQVWLQPEIFERFARGDSSRSRRDGSTGLGLAIVAAVVKAHSGTIELHSVPGDTRFTVTLPAD from the coding sequence ATGTCCTCAAGCCTGCGCGCTGACGGCCCGCGGATCCGTTCGCCGCAGACGTGGTCGTTGCGAGCACGGTTGCTCGCCTCCCAGATCGTATTGCTTGCATTGGTGTGTGTGGCTGTCGGCATCGGCACAGTGCTTGCGCTGCAACACTTTCTGTACAACCAGCTGGACGAGCGCCTGGCCGAGACCGCCCGCCGGTCGGCGGGTCTGTTCGAGTTCGGTCCGCCACCGCCGCCCGGATTCCCGCGCCCGGGTTTCCGCCAGCGCATGATGAGCCGTGACGACTTCGGGCCCGGCCCGGCCTTTCTCAACGCGCCGGGGCAGGCGGCCCGCACCGTCGGCGCGGTCGTCTCGCGCGGCACCGGAGTCGACGCCGGGGTGATCACCGCTGACGGCGCCCGCAGCGAGATCAGCACGGCCGCAGCGCAACAGCTGGCACAGGTGGCGCCGGATACGCCGACGACTATCGGCCTCGACGGACTCGGCCGATACCGGGTGGTCGCACTGCACTCGCCCCGGGGCCGCGAGAACATCGTCATCGGGTTGCCGACCTCGGATGTCGACGACACCCTGTTGACCGTCGCGGTCATCTTCTGCGCAGTCGGGGCGACGGCGCTGATCGGCGGAACGAGCGTCGGAATTCTGATCATCCGCCGTCAACTTGCCCCGCTGGCAAGGGTTTCCGATGCTGCCATCCAGGTGGCCGACCTCGAACTCGACCGTGGCGAAGTCCTGCTGCCGACGCCGATCGTCAAGATCGACCCAGAGGCAGCGCACACCGAGGTGGGTCAGTTGGGCTCCGCGCTGAACCGGATGCTGGACCGGATCGCGTCGGCGCTGTCAGCGCGGCACGCCAGCGAGACCCGGGTGCGCCAGTTCGTCGCCGACGCGAGCCATGAGTTGCGCACGCCGCTGGCAGCCATCCGCGGCTATACCGAACTGGCGCAACGCAAACGCGATGACGTACCCGACGATGTCGCTCATGCGATGAGCCGCGTGGAGTCGGAGACGCGCCGCATGACCCGACTGGTGGAGGACATGCTGCTACTGGCCAGGCTCGACACCGGCCGACCCCTGCGACATGAGCCGGTCGATCTGTCGCACCTGATCGTCGATGCGGTCAGCGACGCCCACATCGCGGGTCCGGAGCATCAATGGGCGCTGGACCTTCCCGAGGAACCGGTGGTCGTCGTCGGGGACGAGGCGCGCCTGCACCAGGTACTTGCCAACCTGCTTGTCAACGCCCGCACCCACACGCCGCCGGGCACGTCGGTGACCACCTCGCTGGCCGTGGCCCCGGACGGTTCGGCGGTGCTGACAGTGGCCGACGACGGCCCGGGCATTCAGGTCTGGTTGCAGCCCGAGATCTTCGAGAGGTTCGCCCGCGGCGACTCGTCACGCTCTCGTCGCGACGGCAGCACCGGCCTCGGGTTGGCGATCGTCGCGGCCGTCGTCAAGGCGCACTCCGGCACCATCGAGTTGCACAGCGTGCCCGGCGACACGCGCTTCACCGTCACGCTTCCCGCCGATTGA
- a CDS encoding beta-class carbonic anhydrase, with protein sequence MSVTDEYLKNNEAYASTFSGPLPLPPSKHVAVVACMDARLDVYRILGLGDGEAHVIRNAGGVITDDEIRSLAISQRLLGTKEIILIHHTDCGMLTFTDDGFKQQIQDEIGIKPEWAAESFIDIEEDVRQSLRRIEASPFVTKHESLRGFVFDVATGRLTEVTV encoded by the coding sequence ATGTCCGTGACAGACGAGTACCTGAAGAACAACGAGGCCTACGCGAGCACCTTCTCCGGGCCGCTGCCGCTACCGCCGAGCAAGCACGTCGCCGTGGTGGCGTGTATGGACGCCAGGCTCGACGTGTACCGGATTCTCGGCCTCGGCGACGGTGAGGCGCATGTCATCCGCAATGCGGGCGGTGTCATCACCGACGACGAGATCCGCTCGCTGGCCATCAGCCAACGGCTGCTCGGCACCAAAGAGATCATCCTGATCCACCACACGGACTGCGGCATGCTGACGTTCACCGACGACGGCTTCAAACAGCAGATCCAAGACGAGATCGGCATCAAGCCCGAGTGGGCCGCCGAGTCGTTCATCGATATCGAGGAGGACGTGCGGCAGTCGCTGCGACGGATCGAGGCGAGTCCGTTCGTCACCAAGCACGAGTCGTTGCGCGGCTTCGTGTTCGACGTCGCGACGGGCCGGCTCACCGAAGTGACCGTGTAG
- the cysD gene encoding sulfate adenylyltransferase subunit CysD, with amino-acid sequence MTVTEQAEHTEQLNAGRYELSHLRSLEAEAIHIIREVAAEFERPVLLFSGGKDSIVMLHLALKAFRPGRLPFPVMHVDTGHNFDEVLQTRDELVEEFGVRLVVAKVQDDIDAGRVVETIPSRNPIQTVTLLRAIRENKFDAAFGGARRDEEKARAKERVFSFRDEFGQWDPKAQRPELWNLYNGRHHKGEHIRVFPLSNWTEFDIWSYIGAEKIKLPSIYYAHRRKVFERDGMLLAVHRHLQPRRDEEIVEKTVRFRTVGDVTCTGCVESHAATVSAVIAETAVSRLTERGATRADDRISEAGMEDRKREGYF; translated from the coding sequence ATGACCGTCACCGAGCAGGCCGAACACACAGAGCAACTGAACGCCGGTCGCTACGAGCTCAGCCATCTGCGATCGTTGGAGGCCGAGGCCATCCACATCATCCGGGAGGTGGCCGCGGAATTCGAGCGGCCTGTGCTGCTGTTCTCCGGCGGCAAGGACTCGATCGTCATGCTGCATCTCGCGCTGAAGGCCTTTCGGCCGGGCCGGCTGCCGTTCCCGGTCATGCACGTCGACACCGGCCACAACTTCGACGAGGTCCTGCAGACCCGCGACGAACTCGTCGAGGAGTTCGGTGTGCGGCTGGTCGTCGCGAAGGTGCAGGACGACATCGACGCCGGACGCGTGGTCGAGACGATCCCGTCGCGCAACCCCATCCAGACCGTCACGTTGCTGCGCGCGATCCGCGAGAACAAGTTCGACGCCGCGTTCGGGGGCGCCCGCCGCGACGAGGAGAAGGCGCGAGCCAAGGAGCGGGTGTTCTCGTTCCGCGACGAGTTCGGCCAGTGGGACCCGAAGGCGCAACGGCCCGAGCTGTGGAACCTGTACAACGGCCGGCACCACAAAGGCGAGCACATCCGCGTGTTCCCGCTGTCGAACTGGACCGAGTTCGACATCTGGTCCTACATCGGCGCCGAGAAGATCAAGCTGCCGTCGATCTACTACGCACACCGCCGCAAGGTGTTCGAGCGCGACGGAATGCTGCTGGCCGTCCACCGCCACCTGCAGCCGCGCAGAGACGAAGAGATCGTCGAGAAGACCGTGCGGTTCCGCACTGTCGGCGACGTCACCTGCACCGGCTGCGTGGAGTCCCACGCCGCAACGGTTTCCGCGGTGATCGCCGAGACCGCGGTGTCGCGGCTCACCGAGCGTGGTGCCACCCGCGCCGACGACCGCATCTCCGAGGCCGGCATGGAAGACCGCAAGCGTGAGGGGTACTTCTGA
- the cysC gene encoding adenylyl-sulfate kinase gives MTRTTARPAATLLRIATAGSVDDGKSTLIGRLLFDSKAVMEDQLASVERTSKERGHDYTDLALVTDGLRAEREQGITIDVAYRYFATPKRKFIIADTPGHIQYTRNMVTGTSTAQLAIVLVDARHGLLEQSRRHAFLASLLGIRHIVLAVNKMDLIGWDRDRFEKIRDDFHDFVARLDIHDVTTIPLSALNGDNVVTKSDNSPWYEGPPLLSHLEEVYVAGDRNLVDVRFPVQYVIRPQSLEHHDHRSYAGTVAGGVMRVGDDVVVLPAGITSRIAAIEGPGGPVDEAFPPMAVAISLSDDIDISRGDLIARPNNQPRVTQEFDGTVCWMADGSALEPGRDYLIKHTTRTTRARVTALDYRLDVNTLHRDKEATALKLNELGRISLRTQTPLLLDEYSRNAATGSFILIDPNTNGTVAAGMILPQVTARTSSPNTVRHESLCKAEDRLSKGRTVWFTGLSGSGKSSVAMLVEHKLIEKGVPAYVLDGDNLRHGLNADLGFSMADRAENQRRLAHVAAILADSGQVVLVPAISPLEEHRALARQVTTEAGLDFFEVFCDTPLEDCERRDPKGLYAKARAGEITHFTGIDSPYQRPKSPDLRLTPDRDPEELADMVIDLLEGHR, from the coding sequence ATGACTCGCACCACTGCGCGGCCCGCGGCGACACTACTCCGGATCGCGACCGCGGGATCGGTCGACGACGGCAAGTCCACGCTCATCGGTCGCCTGCTCTTCGATTCCAAGGCCGTCATGGAAGACCAATTGGCCTCGGTGGAGCGCACTTCCAAGGAACGCGGCCACGACTACACCGATCTGGCGCTGGTGACCGACGGCTTGCGCGCGGAACGCGAGCAGGGCATCACGATCGACGTCGCCTACCGATACTTCGCAACGCCCAAGCGCAAGTTCATCATCGCCGACACGCCCGGCCACATTCAGTACACCCGCAACATGGTGACCGGCACGTCCACCGCGCAGTTGGCGATCGTCCTGGTCGACGCCCGCCACGGTCTGCTCGAGCAGTCCCGCCGCCACGCGTTCCTCGCGTCGCTGCTCGGCATCCGGCACATCGTGCTCGCGGTGAACAAGATGGACCTGATCGGCTGGGACAGAGACCGGTTCGAGAAAATCCGCGACGACTTCCACGATTTCGTCGCGCGCCTGGACATTCACGACGTGACGACGATTCCGCTGTCGGCGCTGAACGGCGACAACGTCGTCACCAAATCGGACAACAGCCCGTGGTACGAGGGTCCGCCGCTGCTGAGCCACCTCGAAGAGGTCTACGTCGCCGGCGACCGCAACCTCGTCGACGTACGGTTCCCCGTCCAATACGTGATTCGCCCGCAATCCCTGGAGCACCACGACCACCGCAGTTACGCCGGCACTGTCGCCGGTGGTGTGATGCGGGTCGGTGACGACGTCGTCGTGTTGCCCGCTGGTATCACCTCACGGATCGCGGCGATCGAGGGACCCGGCGGCCCGGTCGATGAGGCCTTCCCTCCGATGGCCGTGGCCATCAGCCTGTCCGACGACATCGACATCTCTCGCGGCGACTTGATCGCGCGGCCGAACAACCAGCCGAGAGTGACACAGGAATTCGACGGAACCGTCTGCTGGATGGCCGACGGGTCCGCTCTGGAACCGGGCCGCGACTACTTGATCAAGCACACCACCCGCACCACGCGGGCCCGCGTGACCGCGTTGGACTACCGCCTCGACGTCAACACGCTGCACCGTGACAAGGAGGCCACCGCGCTCAAACTCAACGAGCTCGGCCGCATCTCGCTGCGCACCCAGACGCCGCTGTTGCTCGACGAGTACAGCCGCAACGCCGCCACCGGTTCGTTCATCCTGATCGACCCGAACACCAACGGCACGGTCGCGGCGGGCATGATCCTACCGCAGGTCACGGCCCGCACCTCCAGTCCGAACACCGTCCGGCACGAATCGCTGTGCAAGGCCGAAGACCGGCTGAGCAAGGGCAGGACCGTGTGGTTCACGGGTCTGTCCGGCTCGGGCAAGTCGTCGGTGGCGATGCTGGTCGAGCACAAGCTGATCGAGAAGGGCGTTCCCGCTTATGTTCTCGACGGCGACAACCTGCGGCACGGCCTCAACGCCGACCTCGGTTTCTCGATGGCCGACCGCGCCGAGAATCAGCGCCGACTGGCCCACGTCGCGGCGATCCTCGCCGACTCCGGGCAGGTGGTGCTGGTGCCGGCGATCAGCCCGCTCGAAGAGCACCGAGCGCTGGCGCGACAGGTCACCACCGAAGCGGGGCTGGACTTCTTCGAGGTGTTTTGCGACACCCCGCTGGAGGACTGCGAACGACGCGATCCGAAGGGCCTGTACGCCAAGGCCCGCGCGGGCGAGATCACGCACTTCACCGGCATCGACAGCCCCTATCAGCGGCCGAAGAGCCCGGATCTGCGTCTGACGCCCGATCGCGACCCCGAGGAGTTGGCCGACATGGTGATCGACCTGCTGGAAGGACACAGGTGA
- a CDS encoding 3'(2'),5'-bisphosphate nucleotidase CysQ, whose translation MSDHDLAAHLATAAGKLLLDVRAELADASGPERKAAGDKRSHDFLTEELAAERPGDAVLSEEGADDPARLTAARVWIVDPLDGTREFSELGRDDWAVHVALWEAGELVAGAVALPAQGITLATPTVESPPAAPDTPRIVVSRTRPPAVALAVRDALGGTLVEMGSAGAKVASVVQGRSDVYVHAGGQYEWDSAAPVAVARAAGLYTSRIDGSPLLYNRSDPLLPDLVVCRPQFAEAVLAVTRD comes from the coding sequence GTGAGCGATCACGACCTCGCGGCGCATCTCGCCACGGCGGCCGGGAAGCTCCTGCTCGACGTTCGCGCCGAGTTGGCCGATGCCTCTGGGCCGGAGCGGAAAGCGGCGGGGGACAAGCGCTCTCACGACTTCTTAACAGAAGAGCTGGCGGCCGAGCGGCCGGGCGACGCCGTCCTCTCGGAGGAGGGCGCCGACGACCCGGCCCGGCTGACCGCCGCACGCGTCTGGATCGTCGATCCCCTCGACGGCACCCGCGAGTTCTCCGAACTCGGCCGCGACGACTGGGCCGTGCACGTCGCACTCTGGGAGGCCGGGGAGCTGGTGGCCGGTGCGGTCGCCCTTCCGGCACAGGGCATAACGCTGGCCACGCCGACGGTCGAGTCACCGCCCGCGGCTCCCGACACGCCGCGGATCGTGGTGTCGCGGACGCGTCCACCGGCCGTCGCGCTGGCGGTGCGCGACGCCTTGGGCGGCACGTTGGTCGAGATGGGTTCGGCCGGAGCGAAAGTCGCCTCTGTCGTGCAGGGGCGCTCGGATGTGTACGTGCATGCGGGCGGTCAATACGAGTGGGACTCGGCGGCGCCGGTCGCGGTCGCGCGCGCTGCCGGTTTGTACACCTCGCGCATTGACGGCTCCCCGCTGCTCTACAACCGGTCCGACCCGCTACTGCCAGACCTGGTGGTGTGCCGACCCCAGTTCGCCGAAGCGGTGCTTGCGGTCACGCGTGATTGA
- a CDS encoding Rrf2 family transcriptional regulator: MRMSAKAEYAVRAMVQLAAAGEGVLVTTDDLAKAQGIPPQFLVDILSALRTDRLVRSHRGREGGYELSRPAKDISIADVLRCMDGPLASVRDMGLGDLPYTGPTTPLTDVWRALRASMRSVLEQTSVADVAADALPRHVRKLADDYRDQESKRGHSLG; this comes from the coding sequence ATGCGCATGTCGGCCAAAGCGGAGTACGCCGTCCGCGCGATGGTGCAACTGGCCGCCGCCGGCGAGGGGGTCCTCGTCACCACCGACGACCTGGCCAAGGCGCAGGGCATCCCGCCGCAGTTTCTCGTCGACATCCTGTCCGCGCTGCGCACCGACCGCCTCGTCCGCAGCCATCGCGGCCGCGAGGGCGGCTACGAGCTGTCGCGCCCTGCGAAGGACATCAGCATCGCCGATGTGCTGCGCTGCATGGACGGCCCGTTGGCCAGTGTCAGGGACATGGGCCTCGGGGACCTGCCGTACACGGGGCCGACGACGCCGCTGACCGACGTCTGGCGTGCGCTGCGGGCGAGCATGCGGTCGGTGCTCGAGCAGACGAGCGTTGCCGACGTGGCCGCTGACGCGTTGCCCCGGCATGTCCGCAAGCTCGCCGACGACTACCGCGATCAGGAGTCCAAGCGCGGGCACTCGCTCGGCTAA
- a CDS encoding VOC family protein, giving the protein MAITFNHTIVAAKDREESARFFTELFGLPPAEEFGHFLAVALAHDASLDYAQVGPDEEIRPQHYAFLVSEDEFSQIYGRIQERGLPHWADPRRSRPGEINHNDGGRGVYFQDPAGHYLEIITRPYGSGTD; this is encoded by the coding sequence ATGGCCATCACGTTCAACCACACCATCGTTGCCGCGAAGGACCGCGAGGAGTCGGCGAGGTTCTTCACCGAGTTGTTCGGGCTGCCGCCGGCCGAAGAGTTCGGTCACTTCCTGGCCGTTGCGCTCGCGCACGACGCCAGCCTCGATTACGCGCAGGTCGGTCCGGATGAGGAGATCCGCCCGCAGCACTACGCATTCCTGGTCTCCGAGGACGAGTTCTCCCAGATTTACGGACGCATTCAGGAGCGCGGCCTGCCGCACTGGGCCGATCCCCGGCGTTCGCGCCCGGGCGAGATCAACCACAACGACGGCGGTCGCGGTGTCTATTTCCAGGATCCGGCGGGTCACTACCTCGAGATCATCACTCGGCCCTACGGGTCCGGCACTGACTGA
- a CDS encoding nitronate monooxygenase, translating to MTFDFGDLEYPVVVAPMAGGPSTPQLAAAGASAGGLGFVPAGYLAVEVFAERLGAAQRLTSGPVGANLFVPQPSAAVPDAIARYADTLSRDAQRYGITLGEPRFDDDGWAGKLDVLLDLKPAVASFTFGLPTAVEIQRLRAAGIATVATVTTVAEAQQAVARGVDTVAAQGPAAGGHRGTFDPAALPSDVPLDTLLASLIASVDVPVVAAGGLMTAEDVARVRRAGAVAAQLGTAFLLADEAGSSAVHRAALQDEAFTETAVTKAFSGRYARGLHNRFIDEHDAEAPFGYPEVHYLTSPLRAAAVRAGDPQGVNVWAGTGFREARTGSVADIMHTLA from the coding sequence GTGACGTTCGACTTCGGGGATCTCGAATATCCGGTCGTGGTGGCGCCGATGGCGGGCGGGCCGTCGACACCGCAACTGGCCGCCGCCGGCGCCAGCGCGGGAGGCCTCGGCTTCGTGCCGGCCGGCTATCTCGCCGTCGAGGTGTTCGCAGAGCGCCTCGGCGCGGCGCAGCGGCTGACATCCGGCCCGGTGGGCGCCAACCTGTTTGTCCCGCAGCCCAGTGCGGCCGTTCCCGACGCGATTGCGCGTTACGCCGACACGCTGTCCCGCGACGCACAGCGGTACGGCATCACGCTCGGCGAACCCCGTTTCGACGACGACGGCTGGGCCGGCAAGCTCGACGTCCTGCTCGACCTCAAGCCGGCGGTGGCATCATTCACCTTCGGTCTGCCGACCGCAGTGGAAATACAGCGGCTGCGGGCGGCCGGTATCGCCACGGTCGCCACCGTGACCACGGTGGCAGAAGCGCAGCAGGCGGTCGCGCGTGGTGTGGATACCGTGGCCGCGCAGGGCCCGGCGGCGGGTGGGCACCGCGGCACCTTCGATCCGGCCGCGCTGCCGTCGGACGTCCCGTTGGACACCCTGCTGGCGTCGTTGATCGCATCCGTCGACGTGCCCGTCGTCGCCGCCGGGGGCCTGATGACCGCCGAGGATGTCGCCCGAGTCCGCAGAGCGGGCGCGGTGGCCGCGCAACTCGGTACGGCCTTCTTGCTCGCCGACGAAGCAGGCAGCAGTGCCGTGCACCGCGCGGCGCTGCAAGACGAGGCGTTCACCGAAACCGCTGTGACGAAGGCGTTTTCCGGTCGCTACGCGCGCGGTCTGCACAATCGGTTCATCGACGAGCACGACGCCGAGGCGCCGTTCGGATACCCCGAGGTGCACTATCTGACCAGCCCGCTGCGAGCGGCAGCCGTCCGCGCGGGCGATCCGCAAGGGGTGAACGTGTGGGCAGGCACCGGTTTCCGCGAGGCAAGGACGGGTTCGGTCGCCGACATCATGCACACCCTTGCCTGA
- a CDS encoding VOC family protein — translation MAITTTSIGHIRLTVTDIERSRAFYEAVFGWRVLIELPEGADAATREALSFLFGGVIYDLGGTLVGLRPAATDRFDENRTGLDHVAFRLPSKDQLDSAARHLDNLGVAREPIKDIGPSYILEFRDPDNIALELTAPK, via the coding sequence ATGGCGATCACCACTACGTCCATCGGACACATCCGTCTGACCGTCACCGATATCGAGCGGTCGCGGGCGTTCTACGAAGCCGTGTTCGGTTGGCGCGTCCTCATCGAGCTACCCGAGGGCGCCGATGCGGCCACCCGCGAAGCGCTGAGCTTCCTGTTCGGCGGCGTGATCTACGACCTCGGCGGCACGCTGGTGGGTTTGCGGCCCGCGGCCACCGACCGCTTCGACGAGAATCGAACCGGTCTCGACCATGTCGCGTTCCGCCTGCCAAGCAAGGACCAACTCGATTCGGCCGCAAGACATCTCGACAATCTCGGTGTCGCCCGCGAACCCATCAAGGACATCGGTCCGTCCTACATCCTCGAGTTCCGCGACCCTGACAACATCGCGCTGGAGTTGACCGCTCCGAAGTGA